In Erigeron canadensis isolate Cc75 chromosome 1, C_canadensis_v1, whole genome shotgun sequence, a single window of DNA contains:
- the LOC122591205 gene encoding uncharacterized protein LOC122591205 encodes MYADKDPNKASMKRKDPEDLQIQSRDLCFPALGDKKASKDPLIIQAQIFDISVRKVYIDNGSECDIIYEHCFLQLPEAVKARMTNLTGPLAGFARNRVWPLREIDLDVTLGNPPFARTETLDFTVVRAPSLYNLLLGRPAIQRMEMVLSTVHAMVLFQTKSGVGMIKLSYDLTKQISEVKKSKEEPEEVEDTQPERSGSG; translated from the coding sequence ATGTATGCCGACAAAGATCCTAATAAAGCAAGCATGAAACGAAAAGATCCAGAAGACTTGCAAATCCAGTCAAGAGATCTATGTTTTCCAGCTTTGGGAGACAAAAAAGCCAGCAAAGATCCGTTAATAATACAAGCACAAATATTCGATATCTCAGTACGAAAAGTATATATCGATAATGGAAGCGAATGCGACATTATTTATGAACATTGCTTCCTGCAATTACCAGAAGCAGTAAAGGCAAGAATGACAAACCTTACAGGCCCACTCGCAGGATTCGCCAGAAACCGCGTATGGCCCCTGAGGGAAATAGATCTCGATGTTACCTTGGGGAACCCTCCGTTTGCACGGACGGAAACCCTAGATTTCACTGTAGTACGAGCACCCTCACTATATAACCTTCTCCTGGGAAGACCAGCAATACAACGAATGGAGATGGTACTTTCCACAGTCCACGCCATGGTACTATTCCAAACGAAATCAGGCGTCGGAATGATAAAATTAAGTTATGACCTGACAAAACAAATTAGTGAggtcaaaaaatcaaaagaggaaCCAGAAGAAGTGGAAGACACCCAGCCAGAGCGATCAGGCTCAGGATAA